In Lactococcus protaetiae, the genomic window TCCTCGACCAACAAAATTTTAATCATCGGATCCATCCTTCTTCACTTTTTTGAGCTAAAATCATTTTTCTTATCTCATGCTTTTATACTAGTTCATCTCTGTAGCCATAACTATACTGCTTTGTGACAATTTTCTCATTTTATAGGTTTTAAAAATAGCATCAAATGCAAGAAATAGTTTGCGTAAACGCAAACTCCAATTTCTAAAAGAAGCTTCTAAAAATTAAACCATATTAGAACGTTACAATATAAAAAAACATTCAAGAAATCTCTAGTATTTTTACTTATATTTGTAAAATATACTCTCGCTATTTTTCAAATAAAGCTGATAAGAACGCGCTCACCCTTTCTTTTATTTTATACTATTATGCCGTTTTTGTCTTGTATTAAACTTAATCAATACTGAAATAAAACTAAAACAATTATTTTGAATTCTTCTGATAACCCAAACAATATTTTTCTCCAAATTTCGTAGTTGAAGTGATTACTTCATTGGTGGGAGATTCTTTCTCCCCACCAATGTTAGGGCACAACCTCTAGGTGTAACAACTAAGCGACCTGTACGCAGCTAAAGCTGCAACAGTCTGCTTAACATCAAAGATATGAGGTCACACCGTAGCGAAGCTTCGTTATCCATTCGCTCTATCTCCGCTTTGCTACGCTGTCGATTTTGCTAAGTTGCTAAAGCAACAAGCTCAAATCGCAATCGCTGAAGCGCTAAGACCCTAGGGCAGTAGAACGAAAGCAGAGCTTGCTACTTCGCCTTATCGCTTTAGCGATTTAGAGCGAATAGACAGAGTGCTGCTTATCCCGCCACCTTATAGAGGTGGGGAATTGCCACTCCGACTAGGTGCTTTGCCTTTTGCTCTTGCTGCTTTAGCAGCTAAGTAAACGGACAGCGGAGCAACGAAGTTGCGTAGACCGTTCGCAGAACAGCGTGCGAAGCACGTAGCACCGTAGCGAGGATGGACAGCGGAGCCCAGCACGCACTTACTAAGTTAAAAAGATTCCAAAGACAAGCTTCGGAATCTTTTTAACTCTATTATTTTTTGATTTTTGTTGATTCTCTCAAAATAAGCTCGAAAGGAATAATTGTTTTCTCAGGCAAAAAATTCTTATCATTGGACAAATCTAAAAATTTTTTGACCGCAGCTGCGCCTAACTGCTCAATATGAATATCAAAAGTCGTCAAATAAGGATGTAAAATTGATGCAAAAATCGAATTATTGTAGGTAATCATGCTGACATCGTCAGGTACTTTCAATCCAATTTCTGACAAACGTTCCACCACTTTCAACGCTAAGACGTCATCCATGACGACAAGAGCTGTTTCATCTTCTAGCATGAAGTCTTTGTTAAAAAATATAAGACGTTTTGTCAATCCTAATCGGTTCATCTCATCTTTGAAACCTTGATAACGTTCTTCGTAGACTTCTCCTTCTGTAGTATCAGTGACAAAGGCAATTTTTTGATGTTGAAGTTCAGCCAAGTGTCTGACTGCTTCTCTTCCCAAAAGCATATTATCATTATCCACATGCGTAATCTCATTTTGCCGTTCAGAAGGTGTTCCAACTAGCACAAATGGAATATCATTTTCTAAAAGATAGTCACGAATTTCATCTCTTTTCCCTGCATATAAGATAATAAAACCATCCACTCGCTTCTCTGAGTATTGTAGCTCAACTTGTTTTTTTAATTCTTTGGTTGAATGCCCTGTTGCAATAGCTACTGATACATTGTAATCACGAGCCGTTTCATTAATCGAGGTCAATATTTTCATAAAGAAAGGCTGACTGGCTTTATCACTTACAGGGGAAAGACAACGCCAATGGTGTTTGTTTTACCTGAAGCTAAAATTTGAGCAGCTGCATTTCTCCTGTAACCTAAGTCTTGCATTGCTTTACGCACTTTAGCTTTGGTTTTATCGCTAATTTCTGAGCTGTCTTTTATGACTCGACTTACGGTCGAAGCATTTACTCCAGCTTTTTTTGCTACATCTTTAATTGTTACTGCCATTTTCGTCTTCTGAGCAATGCCCAGACTGGATAAATCCAGCACTCCTTTCTTTATTTTTTTTCTATAAAAAGCGACAATGCTCTCGTTTTACTCATAACCCTTGGGCTTATTATGAAGTCAAGACTTATTCAGTGGGAGGCTCGTAAAACATTTGTCCTTTTTCCCTAGTCGCTATCTTCGCTGCGCTACGCTGTCCGTTTGATTGCCATTTGGCGTTGCCTCTATTCTTGTCACTTTAGTGACCTAGAATAGAGGACAAATGTTCATCGGCACTTTAGTGCCTTACAGCCAATGCCTTTTGTTCTTGGGCTTTTAGCCCTAAGCAAACGGACAAATGTCCTATGGTCATGCGAAGCTAGCTGCTAAAGCTGGCATCTTCGCTGCGCTCCGCTGTCGATTTCACTAACCGACTAAAGTCGGAAGTTCAAATCGCAATCCAGCAAAGCTGGCAAGACGAAATGGTAAGAGCAAAAGGCGATTCGACTGATAAAAGGGCGACTCCCCGCTGAATTTAGGGTATAACCTCACATTTTCAATATGAGGTTACACCGTAGCGAAGCTTCGTTGTCCATTCGCTCTATCTTCGCTTTGCTCCGTTGTCGATTTCACTAACCGACTAAAGTCGCAAAGGCGGAGATAGCACGCACTTACTTCGATAAAAAACTTATCTTTTTATAATCTTGTTCCATTTTGCTAAAAGTTTTTCAATTTGTCAACCTTTGATTACAATTTTTTATTTTATATTTGTTTTATAGTTTGTTTCTAAAAGAATTTTTTCATTGTAAACTTCAAGTTCTATTGGCTGACCTTTAAGGAGTTCGATTTCGATTGTGTCGGAAACAGAGATTTTTAATAAACGTCCACGATAATTGATATGGAAATTGTAAGCCGTCCAAGCTTCTGGTAAAAATGGAGCAAAACTTAGCTGACCTTCCCATGTTTTCATTTGAGCAAAACCATGAACAATGGCTAACCATGAGCCTGTCATTGAAGTGATGTGAAGTCCATCTGCTGTATCGTTATTGTAGTTATCAAGGTCTAAACGTGCTGTACGTTCATACATCTCTACTGCTTTAGCTTCCATTCCAAGCTCGGCAGCAAGAATCGAGTGAATAGATGGAGATAACGAACTTTCATGAACAGTGAGTGGTTCATAAAATTCAAAGTTACGGCGTTTTTCTTCCAAGCTAAACTTGTCTCCAAAGAAATAAATCCCTTGCAATACATCTGCTTGCTTGATGTACGGACTGCGCAATACTCTGTCCCAAGACCAGTTTTGATTAAGCGGCAAGTTTGATGGATCAAGCTGCGCTACTGGTGTTAAGTCCTTGTCAAGATAACCATCATGTTGGACAAAAATACCTAATTTTTCATCCTCTGGATAGTACATTTTTTCCACGATTTCTGACCATTTTTCAAGTTCTTTTTCTGAAACTTTTAGATCAGGACGAGGAAATTTTGCTAGATTTTCACTGGTGTAGGTGAGAACCCATGCGGCTAACTTATTGGTATACCAATTGTTGTTGATATTGTTTTCGTATTCGTTAGGTCCTGTGACGCCATGAATCATGTATTTATCATTTCGTTCTGAATAATGCACGCGGTCCGCCCAAAATCTTGCAATTTCAACTAGAACTTCCAGACCTTCATGAGCAAGATAGGTTTCATCACCCGTGTAATTGGTATAATTATAAATTGCATAAGCCATCGCGCCATTACGATGAATTTCTTCAAAGGTGATTTCCCATTCATTGTGACATTCAACTCCTGTGAATGTAACCATTGGATAGAGCGCTCCAGCTAAACCTTGTTGACGTGCATTATGTCTGGCTTGTGGAAGCTGTATATGTCTATATTTCAACAGATTTTTTGTGACTTTTTCATCAGCCAATGCGAGATAGAGTGGTACTGCATAAGCTTCTGTGTCCCAATAAGTCGCTCCGCCGTATTTTTCGCCTGTAAATCCTTTAGGTCCAATGTTCAAGCGTGCGTCTTCACCATAATAAGTGCTGAAAAGTTGAAAAAGGTTGAAACGTATTCCTTGTTGTGCTTCGTCAGAGCCTTGAATCTGTACGTCAGCGATTTCCCAACGTTTTGACCATGCTTCTATCTGTGCTGTACGAAGTTCTTCATAGCTAATTGCTGACAAAGACTCTATCAAAGCTACAGAAGTGTCTGTCAGTGCTGACAGATTGTCATAATCACGACTTGTCAGCACCAAAACACGTTTTTCAAAAGTTAATGTTTGGCCTGCTGGCAAGATTTCTTCGTAAGTATCACTCACGTTGTCGTCAGCAGATTTTTGAGCGGTCAGTTGTAAACTTCCTTTGAAATCTTGATGGGCAAGGACCGTAAATTGTTCTACACCAAAAGGATTTGGAATGGTTTGACTAATGAGATAAGAACCGTGTTCTGTATTACCTGATTCATAGGTATTCCAGAATTTTTCATCATAGTTGGCATCTTCATTACGAACATCAGCATCTATAAATGACTCTACCCGCACACTGTGCATTTGCCCATCAATATTTTCAAAGTTAAAATGGAAAACTGCGAGTTCTCGCGTTGCAATTGAGAAAAAGCGCTCAACTGTCACGCGCACACCAGAAAAAGAATAACCATAGCTCAATATTCCCTTTTCCATGTCCAATGCTAAATCAAAATCTGTTACTGGACTTGTTGCTAAATCAACTTCTTTTTTATCTATAAACAGACGAACTTTGGAAAAATTCAGAGCGTTGATTGCCTTCCCAAAATATTCTGGGTAACCATTTTTCCACCAACCCACACGAGTTTTATCTGGAAACCAGACACCTGCGATATAAGTTCCTTGATGATGGTCACCACTGAAAGTTTCGCTAAAATTTCCACGCATTCCCATGTAGCCATTTCCGATGGAAGTCAGGGATTCTTGCAATCTTCGGTCTTCTTTTTCGATTTGATGGGCCGTAATTTTCCAAGGATCAATTCCCATAATTCTCTTGATTTGTTTCATTTTTACTTTTATTTTTCCTTTTCTATAAGATGTGAGTCCGACTGTTTTGAAAGGTTGAAAAATGCCACTTGGCTCTTTACGCGAAAGCAGTATAGCTTCGCATGACCATTGGCTGTAAGCTACTAAAGCAGCAACGCCAAATGGCAAGCCAATGGACAGCGTA contains:
- a CDS encoding glycoside hydrolase family 65 protein yields the protein MKQIKRIMGIDPWKITAHQIEKEDRRLQESLTSIGNGYMGMRGNFSETFSGDHHQGTYIAGVWFPDKTRVGWWKNGYPEYFGKAINALNFSKVRLFIDKKEVDLATSPVTDFDLALDMEKGILSYGYSFSGVRVTVERFFSIATRELAVFHFNFENIDGQMHSVRVESFIDADVRNEDANYDEKFWNTYESGNTEHGSYLISQTIPNPFGVEQFTVLAHQDFKGSLQLTAQKSADDNVSDTYEEILPAGQTLTFEKRVLVLTSRDYDNLSALTDTSVALIESLSAISYEELRTAQIEAWSKRWEIADVQIQGSDEAQQGIRFNLFQLFSTYYGEDARLNIGPKGFTGEKYGGATYWDTEAYAVPLYLALADEKVTKNLLKYRHIQLPQARHNARQQGLAGALYPMVTFTGVECHNEWEITFEEIHRNGAMAYAIYNYTNYTGDETYLAHEGLEVLVEIARFWADRVHYSERNDKYMIHGVTGPNEYENNINNNWYTNKLAAWVLTYTSENLAKFPRPDLKVSEKELEKWSEIVEKMYYPEDEKLGIFVQHDGYLDKDLTPVAQLDPSNLPLNQNWSWDRVLRSPYIKQADVLQGIYFFGDKFSLEEKRRNFEFYEPLTVHESSLSPSIHSILAAELGMEAKAVEMYERTARLDLDNYNNDTADGLHITSMTGSWLAIVHGFAQMKTWEGQLSFAPFLPEAWTAYNFHINYRGRLLKISVSDTIEIELLKGQPIELEVYNEKILLETNYKTNIK